A genomic segment from Nicotiana tabacum cultivar K326 chromosome 9, ASM71507v2, whole genome shotgun sequence encodes:
- the LOC107766249 gene encoding large ribosomal subunit protein eL14-like → MPFKRFLEIGRVALINYGKEYGKLVIIIDVISQNRALVDAPDMGRSKINFKRLSLTDIKIDIKRIPKKKTLVEAMEAADVKTKWENSSWGRKLIMQKRSAALNDFDRFKLMLAKIKRAGVVRHELATLKKTAS, encoded by the coding sequence ATGCCGTTCAAGAGGTTCTTGGAGATTGGAAGGGTAGCCTTAATCAACTACGGAAAGGAATATGGCAAGTTGGTCATTATCATCGACGTCATCTCCCAAAACAGGGCTCTTGTTGATGCTCCCGACATGGGGAGGAGCAAAATTAACTTCAAGAGACTTTCACTCACAGATATCAAAATTGACATCAAAAGAATCCCAAAGAAGAAGACCTTGGTTGAGGCTATGGAAGCTGCTGATGTGAAGACCAAGTGGGAGAACAGTTCTTGGGGAAGGAAGTTGATAATGCAGAAGAGGAGCGCTGCACTTAATGATTTTGACAGGTTCAAGCTTATGTTAGCAAAGATTAAGAGGGCCGGAGTTGTGAGACATGAGCTTGCAACGCTTAAGAAGACTGCTTCTTAA